In Massilibacterium senegalense, a genomic segment contains:
- a CDS encoding saccharopine dehydrogenase family protein codes for MKIFCLGGAGKICREAIFDLVQYSDFETITVADYNEAEGRKVVEWLDDSRVDFVQVDVTNIDETVEKMKGYDIVLDGTTIKLNGLSSECIAKAGCHGINLNGFGEENQWNDLFEQNGKTLLPGFGMTPGLTQMMAMHAANQLDTVESVRVSHGSFRPIAFSASIAETTTYEYDPDLPTRVVFENGEMKQVKPFARPRKIQLPEPYGETIQYIIPHAETVTLSKALKDKGIQLIETRGTWPQKNMQLVKALYEYGILQNTPIQVNGKEIGIMDCISQYLLQSKEGQTTDLYGYSLHVEVEGEKNGKKINHTLYHTHPASDGSVPGWEKLRAYTRNVAIPFAIAANLIAKGHVQKKGVITPEEAFDNPTIIFEELKKRDIIVHEEVKEVTPAPAI; via the coding sequence ATGAAAATTTTTTGTTTAGGTGGAGCAGGTAAAATTTGCAGAGAGGCAATTTTCGATTTAGTGCAATATTCTGATTTTGAGACCATCACTGTTGCAGATTATAATGAAGCAGAAGGAAGAAAAGTAGTAGAATGGCTTGACGATTCACGGGTAGATTTTGTCCAAGTAGATGTTACAAATATCGATGAAACTGTAGAGAAAATGAAAGGGTACGATATTGTTTTAGATGGAACTACTATTAAGTTAAATGGACTTTCTTCTGAATGTATTGCCAAAGCAGGGTGTCATGGCATTAATTTAAATGGTTTTGGAGAAGAAAATCAATGGAATGATTTATTTGAACAAAACGGTAAAACATTACTTCCTGGGTTTGGGATGACCCCAGGTTTAACACAAATGATGGCTATGCACGCTGCTAATCAATTAGATACCGTTGAAAGCGTGCGCGTCAGTCACGGATCTTTTCGTCCAATTGCCTTCTCAGCATCGATTGCAGAAACGACAACTTATGAATATGATCCTGATTTACCAACTAGGGTTGTTTTTGAAAATGGAGAGATGAAGCAAGTAAAACCATTTGCTCGTCCAAGAAAAATTCAACTGCCAGAACCTTATGGTGAAACGATTCAATATATTATTCCGCATGCAGAGACGGTAACGTTGTCAAAGGCGTTAAAAGATAAAGGTATTCAATTAATTGAAACTCGTGGAACGTGGCCACAAAAAAATATGCAGCTTGTGAAAGCACTATATGAATATGGTATTTTACAAAATACACCTATTCAAGTGAATGGGAAAGAAATCGGTATTATGGATTGCATATCTCAATATTTGCTTCAATCTAAAGAAGGCCAAACTACTGATTTATATGGATATTCTCTACATGTAGAAGTAGAAGGAGAAAAAAATGGAAAGAAAATAAATCATACATTGTACCACACACATCCTGCTTCAGACGGTTCAGTACCTGGCTGGGAAAAGCTACGTGCGTACACAAGAAATGTTGCAATTCCATTTGCCATCGCAGCTAACTTAATTGCCAAAGGCCATGTACAAAAAAAAGGAGTTATTACTCCTGAAGAGGCTTTTGATAATCCAACGATTATTTTTGAGGAATTAAAAAAGAGAGACATTATTGTACATGAAGAAGTGAAAGAAGTAACTCCTGCTCCCGCTATTTAG
- the phnW gene encoding 2-aminoethylphosphonate--pyruvate transaminase, with protein sequence MDNQHYLLLTPGPLTTTQTVKEVMLKDWCTWDTDYNDLVQNVRNKLVHLATQNNGNYTSVLMQGSGTFTVEATIGSVLGPNGKLLVCINGAYGNRIAQIADIIGIPTVVCKVEENKPISIEKVEELLQTDPDITHIAAVHCETTTGILNPIQKLTQVAKKYGKITIIDAMSSFGGIEIDVADWQIDFLISSANKCIQGVPGFGFVIAKQSELEKCKGQAHSLSLDLFDQWETMEKQNGKWRFTSPTHVVRAFYQALLELEEEGGVGARQQRYTTNQQLLVRGMKESGFIPFIEEKYQSPIITSFCFPTKEFNFPLFYDYLKKQGFVIYPGKVSQTDTFRIGNIGDVHTEDIKKLTAIISKGVIYQ encoded by the coding sequence ATGGATAATCAACATTATTTGTTATTAACACCAGGACCATTAACTACGACTCAAACAGTGAAAGAAGTAATGTTAAAAGATTGGTGTACATGGGATACTGATTACAATGATTTAGTACAAAACGTTCGTAACAAACTAGTTCATTTAGCTACACAAAACAATGGGAATTATACTTCGGTTTTAATGCAAGGAAGTGGCACATTTACGGTAGAAGCAACGATTGGATCAGTACTTGGACCCAATGGGAAATTGCTAGTTTGTATAAACGGCGCTTATGGAAATAGAATTGCCCAAATCGCAGATATTATTGGAATTCCAACGGTTGTATGTAAAGTAGAAGAAAATAAACCAATTTCGATAGAAAAAGTAGAAGAATTACTTCAAACGGATCCGGATATTACACATATTGCTGCTGTTCATTGTGAAACGACAACAGGTATTTTAAATCCTATTCAAAAATTGACACAAGTAGCTAAAAAATACGGAAAAATAACAATTATTGATGCGATGAGTAGTTTTGGTGGAATCGAGATTGATGTGGCAGATTGGCAAATTGATTTTTTAATTAGCAGTGCTAATAAATGTATCCAGGGAGTACCTGGGTTTGGTTTTGTAATAGCAAAACAATCGGAGTTGGAAAAGTGTAAAGGACAGGCTCATTCTCTTTCACTAGATTTATTTGATCAATGGGAGACAATGGAGAAACAAAATGGAAAATGGAGATTCACTTCTCCTACTCATGTTGTTCGCGCTTTTTATCAAGCATTACTAGAACTTGAAGAGGAAGGTGGTGTAGGAGCAAGACAACAGCGATATACAACGAACCAACAATTATTAGTAAGAGGAATGAAGGAGTCTGGTTTTATTCCTTTTATTGAAGAAAAATACCAGTCCCCTATTATTACATCTTTTTGTTTCCCTACTAAGGAATTTAATTTTCCTTTGTTTTATGACTACTTGAAAAAACAAGGATTTGTCATTTATCCAGGAAAAGTTTCACAAACAGATACATTTAGAATTGGCAATATTGGAGATGTACATACAGAAGATATAAAAAAATTAACAGCTATTATTTCGAAGGGAGTTATTTATCAATGA
- the phnX gene encoding phosphonoacetaldehyde hydrolase produces MKQTIKAVIFDWAGTTVDYGCFAPVQVFMQIFKEKGMEITVEEARKPMGLLKIDHIRAITEMPRIKELWQSVYGREPKEADIQEMYGRFEEELFAILANYVTPVPGCLEVMDNLRQRGIKIGSTTGYTSEMMKIVALGAETQGYKPDYYVASDQVPAGRPYPWMCYKNAMELGVYPMNTMIKVGDTVSDMKEGRNAGMWTVGVILGSSELGLSEKEVKEMDKAELEKKIQVVRERLLAAGAHFTILELRELEGIMAQIEQQQVAIGGAK; encoded by the coding sequence ATGAAACAAACGATTAAAGCGGTTATTTTTGATTGGGCAGGGACGACAGTTGATTATGGGTGTTTTGCACCTGTTCAAGTATTTATGCAAATTTTTAAAGAAAAAGGAATGGAGATTACAGTTGAAGAAGCGCGCAAACCGATGGGCTTGTTAAAAATTGATCATATTCGTGCAATAACGGAGATGCCTCGAATTAAAGAATTATGGCAATCTGTTTATGGACGTGAACCAAAAGAAGCGGATATACAAGAAATGTATGGAAGATTTGAAGAAGAATTGTTTGCAATTTTAGCAAACTATGTCACACCAGTACCTGGGTGTTTAGAAGTGATGGACAATCTGCGTCAGCGTGGAATAAAGATTGGATCTACAACAGGTTATACGTCAGAAATGATGAAGATTGTCGCGCTAGGTGCGGAAACACAAGGCTATAAGCCAGATTATTACGTTGCTTCTGATCAAGTACCAGCTGGTCGTCCGTATCCCTGGATGTGTTATAAAAATGCGATGGAATTAGGGGTTTATCCGATGAACACGATGATAAAAGTTGGAGACACAGTGTCGGATATGAAAGAGGGAAGAAATGCAGGAATGTGGACAGTAGGTGTCATCCTTGGGAGTAGCGAGTTAGGATTATCGGAAAAGGAAGTAAAGGAAATGGATAAAGCAGAATTAGAAAAGAAAATACAAGTAGTAAGAGAACGTTTACTAGCAGCGGGGGCTCATTTTACTATTTTAGAATTACGAGAGCTTGAAGGAATTATGGCACAAATTGAGCAACAACAAGTAGCTATTGGAGGAGCAAAGTAA